The proteins below come from a single Ictalurus punctatus breed USDA103 chromosome 29, Coco_2.0, whole genome shotgun sequence genomic window:
- the aptx gene encoding aprataxin isoform X1: MPTCWLVRADESHKPIQLLHYHTHTLGRGPETQIKDQKCSRQQVELRADCNRGFVTVKQLGSNPTSLDDVVVGKGNQVTFKPGQKLYMVNRLYPYTLQFREESTSAGASGEKSKAMKRPHQRDAHEERDQDKEKSCRVSAPSCSNSAARPDQTHAPEKEPAAHWSQGLKVSMQDPSMQVYKDEKVVVIKDKYPKARFHWLVLPWDSISSLKALRPEHVELLKHMERIGARMAQQCPGSDTLRFRLGYHAIPSMSHVHLHVISQDFDSPCLKNKKHWNSFTTDYFIESQDVIAMLERDGRVSVKDGTSELLKLPLRCHVCHQEQTTIPKLKEHLRGHASS, encoded by the exons ATGCCGACCTGTTGGCTTGTTCGTGCGGATGAGAGCCACAAACCCATTCAGCTCCTtcattatcacacacacactctgggtCGGGGTCCAGAAACTCAGATTAAAGACCAGAAATGCTCCAGGCAGCAAG TCGAACTGAGAGCGGATTGTAACCGAGGATTCGTCACTGTGAAGCAG TTAGGTAGCAATCCTACAAGCCTGGACGATGTGGTCGTGGGCAAAGGCAATCAG GTGACCTTTAAACCCGGACAGAAGCTCTACATGGTCAATCGGCTTTATCCGTACACGCTGCAGTTCAGGGAAGAATCGACGTCTGCCGGTGCTTCTGGGGAGAAAAGCAAAGCGATGAAGAGACCGCACCAGAGAGACGCTCATGAAGAGAGAGACCAGGATAAGGAGAAGAGCTGCAGAGTCTCAGCACCTTCCTGTTCGAACAGCGCGGCTCGGCCAGACCAAACACACGCACCTGAAAAG GAACCCGCAGCACACTGGAGTCAGGGGCTGAAAGTCTCCATGCAGGACCCCAGCATGCAG GTGTACAAAGACGAGAAGGTGGTGGTGATTAAGGACAAGTACCCGAAGGCACGGTTCCACTGGTTGGTTCTGCCGTGGGACTCCATCTCCAGCCTGAAGGCCCTGAGGCCCGAGCACGTGGAGCTGCTGAAGCACATGGAGCGAATCGGGGCCCGCATGGCGCAGCAGTGTCCCGGCTCCGACACGCTACGCTTCCGTCTGGGTTACCACGCCATTCCCAGCATGAG TCACGTTCACCTTCACGTAATCAGCCAAGACTTTGATTCTCCGTGTCTGAAGAATAAAAAACACTGGAACTCCTTCACCACTGACTACTTCATTGAATCTCAGG ATGTTATCGCGATGTTGGAGAGAGACGGTCGCGTGAGCGTGAAGGACGGCACCAGCGAGCTGCTGAAGCTGCCACTGCGCTGCCACGTCTGCCACCAAGAGCAAACCACCATCCCCAAGCTGAAGGAACATCTCCGGGGTCACGCCTCGTCCTGA
- the LOC124626569 gene encoding uncharacterized protein LOC124626569: MDWRVILAILCLIATTTPTTAQTSPPSTDIPSNTTAQTSPPSTDIPSNTTAQDSPPSTDIPSSTTAPTSTANTVNTSSTTAPTSTTNTANTSSTTSTTSTSNTANTSSTTAMTSTSNTANTSSTTSTTSTSNTANTSSTTSTTSTPNTANTSSTTSTTSTPNTANTSSTTAMTSTTNTANTSSTTAMTSTPNTANTSSTTAMTSTSNTANTSSTTSTTSTPNTANTSSTTSTTSTPNTANTSSTTSTTSTPNTANTSSTTAMTSTPNTANTSSTTAPTSTAPAAATFTLTFSINEIFVAELSNPLSTRFIEKATNISNQVEPLYKKAFQNFIRMQILAFRNGSIVTDSKLLFSSSGPNVDVTQVTNTLRDGLNNLTFSVDPNFRVVQTLGNSMSPVIASSLSMIWMSLLSLLLSVALHF; this comes from the exons ATGGACTGGAGGGTTATTCTGGCTATCTTGTGTCTGATTG CCACAACCACCCCTACAACTGCCCAGACTTCACCCCCAAGCACAGACATACCCAGCAATACAACGGCCCAGACTTCACCCCCAAGCACAGACATACCCAGCAATACAACGGCCCAGGATTCACCCCCAAGCACAGACATACCCAGCTCTACAACGGCCCCAACTTCAACCGCAAACACAGTTAACACCAGCTCTACAACGGCCCCAACTTCAACCACAAACACAGCTAACACCAGCTCTACAACGTCCACAACTTCCACATCAAACACAGCTAACACCAGCTCTACAACGGCCATGACTTCCACATCAAACACAGCTAACACCAGCTCTACAACGTCCACAACTTCCACATCAAACACAGCTAACACCAGCTCTACAACGTCCACGACTTCAACCCCAAACACAGCTAACACCAGCTCTACAACGTCCACAACTTCAACCCCAAACACAGCTAACACCAGCTCTACAACGGCCATGACTTCAACCACAAACACAGCTAACACCAGCTCTACAACGGCCATGACTTCAACCCCAAACACAGCTAACACCAGCTCTACAACGGCCATGACTTCCACATCAAACACAGCTAACACCAGCTCTACAACGTCCACAACTTCAACCCCAAACACAGCTAACACCAGCTCTACAACGTCCACGACTTCAACCCCAAACACAGCTAACACCAGCTCTACAACGTCCACGACTTCAACCCCAAACACAGCTAACACCAGCTCTACAACGGCCATGACTTCAACCCCAAACACAGCTAACACCAGCTCTACAACGGCCCCAACTTCCACAGCACCAGCAGCTGCAACTTTCACCTTGACCTTCAGCATCAATGAAATCTTTGTTGCAGAACTGTCTAATCCGCTCTCTACACGGTTTATAGAAAAAGCTACAAATATCAGTAATCAG gttgaaCCATTGTACAAGAAAGCCTTTCAAAACTTCATCCGCATGCAAATTCTAGCATTTAG GAACGGTTCTATTGTGACAGATAGCAAGCTGTTATTCAGTTCTAGTGGCCCAAATGTTGATGTGACCCAAGTGACCAACACCCTTCGTGATGGACTTAACAACTTGACCTTTAGTGTTGATCCAAACTTCAGGGTCGTCCAGACTCTTG GTAATTCCATGTCACCAGTGATTGCCAGCTCACTTTCCATGATATGGATGTCTCTTCTATCACTTCTACTTTCGGTGGCATTGCACTTCTAG
- the aptx gene encoding aprataxin isoform X2 produces the protein MWSWAKAIRSLAVTAFHPRFLHLCNQVTFKPGQKLYMVNRLYPYTLQFREESTSAGASGEKSKAMKRPHQRDAHEERDQDKEKSCRVSAPSCSNSAARPDQTHAPEKEPAAHWSQGLKVSMQDPSMQVYKDEKVVVIKDKYPKARFHWLVLPWDSISSLKALRPEHVELLKHMERIGARMAQQCPGSDTLRFRLGYHAIPSMSHVHLHVISQDFDSPCLKNKKHWNSFTTDYFIESQDVIAMLERDGRVSVKDGTSELLKLPLRCHVCHQEQTTIPKLKEHLRGHASS, from the exons ATGTGGTCGTGGGCAAAGGCAATCAG GTCGCTGGCTGTAACCGCGTTCCACCCGCGTTTCCTTCACCTCTGCAACCAGGTGACCTTTAAACCCGGACAGAAGCTCTACATGGTCAATCGGCTTTATCCGTACACGCTGCAGTTCAGGGAAGAATCGACGTCTGCCGGTGCTTCTGGGGAGAAAAGCAAAGCGATGAAGAGACCGCACCAGAGAGACGCTCATGAAGAGAGAGACCAGGATAAGGAGAAGAGCTGCAGAGTCTCAGCACCTTCCTGTTCGAACAGCGCGGCTCGGCCAGACCAAACACACGCACCTGAAAAG GAACCCGCAGCACACTGGAGTCAGGGGCTGAAAGTCTCCATGCAGGACCCCAGCATGCAG GTGTACAAAGACGAGAAGGTGGTGGTGATTAAGGACAAGTACCCGAAGGCACGGTTCCACTGGTTGGTTCTGCCGTGGGACTCCATCTCCAGCCTGAAGGCCCTGAGGCCCGAGCACGTGGAGCTGCTGAAGCACATGGAGCGAATCGGGGCCCGCATGGCGCAGCAGTGTCCCGGCTCCGACACGCTACGCTTCCGTCTGGGTTACCACGCCATTCCCAGCATGAG TCACGTTCACCTTCACGTAATCAGCCAAGACTTTGATTCTCCGTGTCTGAAGAATAAAAAACACTGGAACTCCTTCACCACTGACTACTTCATTGAATCTCAGG ATGTTATCGCGATGTTGGAGAGAGACGGTCGCGTGAGCGTGAAGGACGGCACCAGCGAGCTGCTGAAGCTGCCACTGCGCTGCCACGTCTGCCACCAAGAGCAAACCACCATCCCCAAGCTGAAGGAACATCTCCGGGGTCACGCCTCGTCCTGA